Genomic window (Paenibacillus sp. 37):
AAGTTCCTCGAGTTGTTTCTCCAGAGGCTTCGTATCTACCATTGGAAGCGCCTGTGCATCCTGGAACGTATCCAGAGACATGTACAGCGGTTTCTGGGCTCCGTCCAGATCAATGACCAATTGGGACTCATTCATGGACAGGTGGAAAGGTAACTTCGTTCCCTCCATGCTCAGTGTACCTTTGATCGATGCTGTCTTCGCATCTTTCATTTTGGCTTGATCAATATCCAGGGATATGGAATTAATGAGTTCGATCATTTCAAGGTCTTTTTCTGTAGCAAATTCCTTAGCCGGTTCTATGTTTATATTCATGGATTGTCTGGATTCACCGGACTTGATACTCGCGCCATTGGCCATTGCTTTGCCAACGTCTACTCCACCCACAGCCTGACATCCTGTAAGAACAACCATTAAGAGTACTAGTGGCACTGCCATCCATTGGACTAACTTCCGATTCGTAATATGAACTCCTCCTTAGAAAAATATGGTTCATTTCCATTATGAAGGTATAGGTAATTCTTGTAAACGGATACGCAAAAAAATAAACCAAAAGGCCGGAACATGTCCGACCTCTGGTCTATCTATATTTCAGCATATCGTATGTTTCGATAAAACATCCTGCTTCATTATGCAATGCTGGGAGTTATTCTTGCTCCTGATCTTCTGCGAGTTTCTCATCCGTTTCTTCATCTTCCGCAGTTGCGGGAGTCTCGAATTGATCCGGCTCGTCCTCTTGAATCGCTTTGTTCTCTTCGTTCTGATCCTGTGTCATATCGCATTCCCTCTCTTCTACCGGATTGTCATGTCATCAAGGCCTGAGCCTTGTGTCTATCAATAACCCGAATAGGCACAGTTCAAACCTGCCTCAGTGTCGGCCATAGAATTCCCCTCATAATTTTAGTGCTCATTTAGAAAACATAAAAGATGATCCCGTTCCCACTTGCAGCCGTGGCCTGAAACAAGGCCTGAATATCATCCACGGTCTGAACGATCTCCTGAAATGTCTCTTCCGCGTCCCAATCTTCCATAACTGGATAGACACCTTCAGCGATCATTTGGTCCAGACTATACCGCTCCTTTAATTCTTCCGGTGTGAGCTGCTCCAATGCCATATAGGCTTCCAGCACCTGCTCGTTACTAAGCAAAAATAGATCCATATCCGAATAGTTT
Coding sequences:
- a CDS encoding YfbM family protein, translated to MGMSGRYLVVTKELVESIKSGEISVHDCAVDLDIDKTWQMLQFTLNGNLVEGEPPLGYVVPLAGEQYVGNYSDMDLFLLSNEQVLEAYMALEQLTPEELKERYSLDQMIAEGVYPVMEDWDAEETFQEIVQTVDDIQALFQATAASGNGIIFYVF